One segment of Paenibacillus sp. FSL R7-0337 DNA contains the following:
- a CDS encoding phage tail tube protein, whose translation MTFLRASDTLSGQEGRAYAMINGKTEEMFYVKTLEATVEKQKAEVKTLGRRGVQHKATGWSGSGTMTIFYMTSRFRQMMLEYMKTGIDQYFNINVTNEDPSSTVGAQRIMLKDVNLDSVIMASLDTESDALEEEVAFTFEDVELVQPFAAPANSGQ comes from the coding sequence ATGACATTCTTGAGAGCCAGCGATACGCTGTCCGGCCAGGAGGGCCGGGCGTATGCCATGATTAACGGAAAGACGGAAGAGATGTTCTATGTCAAAACCCTGGAAGCCACTGTTGAGAAGCAGAAGGCGGAAGTGAAGACGCTGGGACGCCGCGGGGTGCAGCATAAGGCGACCGGCTGGTCGGGCAGCGGTACGATGACGATTTTCTATATGACGAGCCGTTTCCGCCAGATGATGCTGGAGTACATGAAGACAGGGATTGACCAATACTTCAACATTAACGTGACCAATGAAGATCCGTCCTCAACCGTGGGCGCCCAGCGCATCATGCTGAAGGATGTCAATCTGGACAGCGTTATTATGGCTTCGCTGGATACGGAGTCGGATGCGCTGGAGGAAGAGGTTGCTTTTACCTTCGAGGATGTGGAATTGGTGCAGCCCTTCGCGGCTCCGGCGAATTCCGGCCAATAA
- a CDS encoding phage portal protein: MSELSLFFAQNAACDTTEEFAVSLRFKDKEGNPAVWKLRSMNEEENQECRKAATRKVKGKNGTYTTDIDPNEYMAKLMTASIVHPDLKNTELQRSYGVMGAESLLRKMLLPGEFAALGERVQALNGFATDMNELVDDVKN; the protein is encoded by the coding sequence ATGAGTGAATTAAGCTTGTTTTTTGCGCAAAATGCGGCTTGTGATACAACAGAGGAATTCGCGGTCTCGCTGCGGTTCAAGGACAAGGAAGGTAACCCTGCCGTCTGGAAGCTGCGCAGTATGAATGAGGAAGAGAACCAGGAATGCCGTAAGGCAGCTACCCGCAAGGTCAAAGGAAAGAACGGCACCTACACTACGGACATCGATCCCAATGAATATATGGCGAAGCTGATGACGGCAAGCATTGTGCATCCGGATCTGAAGAATACGGAGCTTCAACGCTCCTACGGGGTGATGGGTGCCGAATCGCTGCTGCGCAAAATGCTGCTGCCCGGAGAATTCGCTGCGCTTGGGGAACGTGTACAGGCCCTGAACGGCTTCGCCACAGACATGAATGAGCTGGTAGATGACGTAAAAAACTAA